TGGGGATGACCGCCACCAGCGCGGTGGTGCCGGACTGGTTGAACTGCGGCGGCGCCACCGCCGCCACGCCCCGCACGCCGCCGATGAGCGCGCCGGCCTGCTGGGCGGCCGCGCGGGTGGTCCCGGCGTCACCGGCGGACACCACCGTGACGAGGCGGCCGTTGAACCCCGGGCCGAACCCCTCGCTGATCATGTCGTAGGCCTTGCGCTCCGAGGAGTCCTCGGCCGCGGTCCCGGCGTCGGGCAGGGCCAGGTGCATGCCGGTGACCGGCAGGGCCAGCGCGCCGAGCGCCAGCACCCCGGCCAGCAGCACCGGCACGCGCAGCCGGGTGATCAGGCGGCCCCAGCGGTAGCCGAACCCCTCCTTGACGGGGGCGGCGGTCCCGGCGGCGCGGTGCCGGCGGGGCAGGATCTTGGTGCCGGTCCAGGCGAGCACGGCCGGCAGCAGGGTGAGGGCGACCAGCACGGCGACGGCCACGGTGGCCGCGGCGGCCAGGCCCATGGCGGTGAGGAACGGGACGCCGACCACCGACAGGCCGGCCAGGGCGATGACCACGGTGGCGCCCGCGAACACCACCGCGGAGCCCGCGGTGCCGATCGCGCGCCCGGCGGCCTCCCGCGCGGGGACGCCCTCCAGCAGGTACTGGCGGTACCGGGAGGTGATGAACAGCGAGTAGTCGATGCCGACGGCCAGGCCCAGCATCAGCGCCAGCACGGGGGTGGCGTCGTTGAGCTCCACCACGCCGGTCAGCGCGTACAGCCCGGCCATCCCGACGCCGACGCCGACCAGGGCGTTGACCAGCGTCATCCCGGCGGCCACCAGGGAGCCGAACGTGATGATCAGCACCAGCGCGGCGACGACGACGCCGATCGACTCGGTGGCCCCGTCGAAGTGGAACTCCCTGACGACCTCGCCGCCGACCTCCACCCGCGTGCCGCCGCCCTGCGCGTCGCGGGCGATGTCCCGGTAGGCGGCGCGCTGCGCGTCGGTGATGTCGGGAAGCTCGTCCACGAACTGGACCGTGACCAGCGCGTAGCGCCCGTCCCGCGACAGCGCCCCCACCTGGAACGGGTCGAGCGCCGCGGCGACGCCGGGGATCGCGGCGGCCTTCTTGACGACCGGGGCCACGTCGGCCGGGGACAGTTTCGCGCCCTGCGGGGCGGCGACCACGATCGTGCCGGTCGCGCCGCCGCTCTGCGGGAAGCGGTCGCGCAGCGCGTCCATCGCGCGCTGCGACTCGGTGCCGGGCATGCGGAACTCGCCGGTGGTCGCGCCGCTGAACGCGGCGGCCGCGCCGCCAAGCAACCCCAGCACCAGCAGCCAGATCGCCACGACCAGGCCGCGGCGCCCGAAGCACCATCGGCCGAGCCGGTACAGCAAGCTCGCCATGAGCAGAAAGCCTTTCCTTGGGGGATCTCGGGGGAAGGCGGCGCGAATCGGCCGCGGTCGCCGGGCATCGGCGAAGATCGGAGGAGTGCCGGGAGCGTGCCTCAGCCGCGGTCGCGGCCCAGGGTGCGCAGCGCGGCGGCGGCCATCGCCTCGCGCAGCGTGTCGTCGTCGTACGGAAGGTCGGCGGCCCCGGTGACGAACATGCCGGTCAGTGCCATGAAGGCGGCCACCTGGTCGTACGGGTCCCGCGAGCCGCCCGCCAGCGCGCCGGTCAGGCGGTGCTCGATGCCGTCGATGCCGCCGATGTCGAGGGCGGCCAGCAAGGTGACGTCGGCGACGTTGTCGAACAGCAGCTTCATCTCGCGGCGGTAGCGCAGGATGAGGTCGACGAAGGCCCGGACCGTGGTCTCGGCGTCCGCCCGCGCGCCGAGGGCGTCCAGGCGGGCGAGCAGCGCCGCCGCCTCGTTGCCGACCGGCAGCAGCAGCTCGGTGAGGATCGCCTCCTTGTTGGCGAAGTGGTACAGCAGCGACGCCTTGGAGCAGCCGACGTCGGAGGCGATGTCGGCCAGCGACGTGCCGCGGAAGCCGTGCTGGCCGAACAACCGCAGCGCCGCGGCGAGGAGCTGGTCACGCAGACCGGTGGAAGAGCGGGCCACGCGACCACCATACTGTCCGATCGGTCAGGTCTGTCCGAACGGTCAGGGAAGAGCGTGTGAACTTGGTCACGAGATGTGCCGGACGCGGGCGTCCCGGGCGGGAGAGACCCCGCCCGGGACGTGATCGGGCGGGGTCTCTCCCGCCCGGAGGGTTCTCCTCTAGGCCAGCGGGATGGTCATGTCGTCCTGGATGCGGGCCGGGGTGAGGGCGATGTCGTAGACGCGGACCTCGTCGATGAGACCGGCGAAGTGCTCGTTGCGGACATGGTTGGCGCCGACCCTGAAGAGGCCGCTGTCGAAGACCAGCCGCCCGGAGGCCGGCGCCGAGGCGGTCTCCTCGCCGTTGACGTAGAAGCGAAGCGTCGTGCCGTCATAGGTGGCGGCGATGTGCGACCAGGTGTCGAGCGGCGGCGTGACCGGGCTGGCGACGCTCTTCTCCGTGTCGCTCGTGAACCGTGCGCCGTCGGTGTAGAGGGCGTAGGACAGTCCGTTCGCGCGTTCCTTCGACACGATCGGGCGCGACCCCGACAGCGCGGACGGCCGCACCCACGCCTCGAGGGTGAACGCGCCGGTGGTCCTGACGAAGGGGTTGTCCCAGGTCGAGAAGACGGAATTCGTCCCGTCGAACGCTATGGACTGCCCGAACCGGCCCGTGTCCGTGAAATCGCAGTAGTACAACTGCCCGGGGTTCTCGTGCCCCGACCCGTCGAGCATGTGGTCGTTGAACCCGTAGGCCGCGACCAGGCCCTGCTGGGACCGGGTGAAGGTGGCCTGGCCGGAGGGCGGGCCCGCCTTGCCGGCGGTGTCCCTGGGCACGACGCGGTAGTAGTGGGTGCCCACCGGCAGGAGTTCGGTGTAGGTGGTGCCGGTGACCAGGGCGACGCGGGTGTTCGCGCGCGGGACGAAGTCCCGCGATACGGAACGGTGCACCTCGTAGGACGCCACGCCGTGGTCGTCGTTCGCCGCGCCCCACCGGAGCGTCGCCGAGTCCGCTCCCGTCACGGTGAGCGTGCCGGGGGCGGAGGGCGGGTCGTCCGGGCCGGTGTCCTCGTTGATCGGAGTCGTCATGTCGCT
The Sphaerisporangium krabiense genome window above contains:
- a CDS encoding MMPL family transporter, yielding MASLLYRLGRWCFGRRGLVVAIWLLVLGLLGGAAAAFSGATTGEFRMPGTESQRAMDALRDRFPQSGGATGTIVVAAPQGAKLSPADVAPVVKKAAAIPGVAAALDPFQVGALSRDGRYALVTVQFVDELPDITDAQRAAYRDIARDAQGGGTRVEVGGEVVREFHFDGATESIGVVVAALVLIITFGSLVAAGMTLVNALVGVGVGMAGLYALTGVVELNDATPVLALMLGLAVGIDYSLFITSRYRQYLLEGVPAREAAGRAIGTAGSAVVFAGATVVIALAGLSVVGVPFLTAMGLAAAATVAVAVLVALTLLPAVLAWTGTKILPRRHRAAGTAAPVKEGFGYRWGRLITRLRVPVLLAGVLALGALALPVTGMHLALPDAGTAAEDSSERKAYDMISEGFGPGFNGRLVTVVSAGDAGTTRAAAQQAGALIGGVRGVAAVAPPQFNQSGTTALVAVIPTTGPTDAATEDTVHAIRAKLTGVRGAEVSLTGTTAVGIDISAKLADALPVYLIIVVGLSVLLLMLVFRSLLVPLKAAAGFLLTVGSTFGVTVAVFQDGRLANLVGVDTPGPLVSFLPIILIGILFGLAMDYEVFLVSKMREDYVHGDTARQATINGLGENARVVTAAALIMISVFAGFVFTSDPIIKSIGFALAVGVFIDAFVVRMTLVPAVMSLLGRAAWWLPRPLDRALPDLDIEGERLRHHLDATPSEEGSRAGVGR
- a CDS encoding TetR/AcrR family transcriptional regulator yields the protein MARSSTGLRDQLLAAALRLFGQHGFRGTSLADIASDVGCSKASLLYHFANKEAILTELLLPVGNEAAALLARLDALGARADAETTVRAFVDLILRYRREMKLLFDNVADVTLLAALDIGGIDGIEHRLTGALAGGSRDPYDQVAAFMALTGMFVTGAADLPYDDDTLREAMAAAALRTLGRDRG
- a CDS encoding LamG-like jellyroll fold domain-containing protein, with the protein product MLIGLCTALLSAIVTTAPPAAASEDGLVAAYGFDGSTGDSSGNGNHGIAISPLWEQTGKFGQALSLNGSHSTVVSVPDSPSLRVSDAFTLEAWVRPDDVEGWRTILLKQRSNGLSYALYAHSSWFVSDGENSVTDEDRLPVDTWSHVASTYDGEDLRFYVNGTLIASSPAAGSVTYDGGELSIGGNWVWGEYFTGLLDELRIYDVALTAARIQSDMTTPINEDTGPDDPPSAPGTLTVTGADSATLRWGAANDDHGVASYEVHRSVSRDFVPRANTRVALVTGTTYTELLPVGTHYYRVVPRDTAGKAGPPSGQATFTRSQQGLVAAYGFNDHMLDGSGHENPGQLYYCDFTDTGRFGQSIAFDGTNSVFSTWDNPFVRTTGAFTLEAWVRPSALSGSRPIVSKERANGLSYALYTDGARFTSDTEKSVASPVTPPLDTWSHIAATYDGTTLRFYVNGEETASAPASGRLVFDSGLFRVGANHVRNEHFAGLIDEVRVYDIALTPARIQDDMTIPLA